From the genome of Yersinia enterocolitica, one region includes:
- the glmS gene encoding glutamine--fructose-6-phosphate transaminase (isomerizing), producing the protein MCGIVGAVAQRDIAEILIEGLRRLEYRGYDSAGLAVVDAEGNMTRLRRVGKVQALSDAAENQALHGGTGIAHTRWATHGEPSEANAHPHVSDYISVVHNGIIENHEPLRELLIGRGYRFSSETDTEVIAHLVHWELQQGGSLLEVVKRVIPQLRGAYGTVVMDSRDPSRLVAARSGSPLVIGCGVGENFIASDQLALLPVTRRFIFLEEGDVVEVTRRSIAIFDKQGNAIERPEIESQVQYDAGDKGVYRHYMQKEIYEQPMAIKNTLEGRLNHGVIDLSELGPKADALLANVQHIQIIACGTSYNSGMVSRYWFESLAGVPCDVEIASEFRYRKSAVRPNSLLITLSQSGETADTLAALRLSKELGYLGSLAICNVAGSSLVRESDLALMTKAGTEIGVASTKAFTTQLTVLLMLVGRIGKLKGADASLEQNIVHALQALPARIEQMLSLDKTIEALAEGFSDKHNALFLGRGDQYPIAMEGALKLKEISYIHAEAYAAGELKHGPLALIDADMPVIVVAPNNELLEKLKSNIEEVRARGGLLYVFADQDAGFTDSEGMKIIQLPHVEEIIAPIFYTVPLQLLSYHVALIKGTDVDQPRNLAKSVTVE; encoded by the coding sequence ATGTGTGGAATTGTTGGCGCAGTAGCGCAACGTGATATCGCTGAGATTCTGATCGAAGGTTTACGTCGTCTTGAATACCGTGGCTATGACTCTGCTGGTTTAGCAGTGGTTGACGCTGAAGGTAATATGACGCGTTTACGTCGGGTGGGTAAAGTACAGGCGCTGTCTGATGCTGCCGAAAATCAGGCTTTACATGGTGGCACCGGGATTGCACATACCCGTTGGGCTACCCATGGTGAGCCATCGGAAGCCAATGCGCACCCTCATGTTTCTGACTATATCTCTGTGGTACACAACGGCATTATTGAGAATCACGAACCTTTACGTGAATTACTGATTGGTCGTGGCTACCGTTTCAGTTCTGAAACAGATACTGAAGTTATTGCTCACTTGGTGCACTGGGAGCTACAGCAAGGTGGATCTTTGCTGGAAGTGGTTAAGCGTGTTATCCCGCAATTACGTGGCGCTTACGGCACTGTCGTTATGGATAGTCGTGACCCAAGTCGTTTGGTGGCTGCGCGTTCCGGTAGCCCATTAGTGATTGGTTGTGGTGTAGGTGAAAACTTTATTGCCTCTGACCAACTGGCGTTATTACCCGTGACTCGCCGCTTCATCTTCCTGGAAGAAGGTGATGTGGTTGAAGTAACTCGCCGTAGCATCGCAATTTTTGATAAACAGGGTAATGCTATTGAGCGCCCTGAAATTGAATCTCAGGTGCAGTACGATGCCGGTGATAAAGGTGTTTACCGCCATTACATGCAGAAAGAGATTTATGAACAGCCAATGGCGATTAAAAATACGCTGGAAGGCCGTTTAAATCATGGTGTAATTGATTTGTCTGAACTTGGCCCTAAAGCGGATGCATTATTGGCAAATGTTCAACATATTCAAATTATTGCCTGTGGTACCTCTTATAACTCAGGCATGGTTTCGCGTTATTGGTTTGAATCATTAGCCGGTGTGCCTTGTGACGTAGAGATTGCGTCTGAGTTCCGTTACCGCAAATCCGCTGTGCGCCCAAACAGCCTGTTGATCACCTTGTCACAATCAGGTGAAACTGCCGATACCTTAGCTGCTCTGCGCTTATCAAAAGAGTTGGGGTATTTGGGGTCGCTGGCTATTTGTAACGTCGCTGGCTCATCGCTGGTGCGTGAATCAGATTTAGCGTTAATGACCAAAGCCGGTACTGAGATTGGCGTAGCATCAACGAAAGCCTTTACCACTCAGTTGACAGTATTACTGATGCTGGTGGGGCGTATTGGCAAGCTGAAGGGCGCTGATGCCAGTCTGGAGCAGAATATTGTTCATGCGTTACAGGCTCTACCTGCTCGTATTGAACAGATGTTGTCTCTGGATAAAACCATTGAAGCGCTGGCTGAAGGTTTCTCTGATAAACACAATGCCTTGTTCCTTGGTCGCGGTGATCAATATCCGATTGCGATGGAAGGCGCGCTGAAACTTAAAGAGATCTCTTATATTCACGCTGAAGCTTATGCTGCAGGTGAGTTGAAGCACGGTCCATTGGCATTGATTGATGCTGATATGCCGGTCATCGTGGTTGCGCCAAATAATGAATTGTTGGAAAAACTGAAATCCAACATTGAAGAAGTGCGTGCCCGTGGCGGTTTGCTGTATGTGTTTGCTGATCAAGATGCCGGTTTCACTGACAGTGAAGGGATGAAAATCATTCAGTTACCACATGTAGAAGAGATTATCGCGCCTATCTTCTATACCGTGCCACTACAGTTACTCTCTTACCATGTCGCGCTAATTAAAGGCACCGACGTGGACCAGCCACGTAACTTGGCAAAATCAGTCACGGTTGAATAA
- the glmU gene encoding bifunctional UDP-N-acetylglucosamine diphosphorylase/glucosamine-1-phosphate N-acetyltransferase GlmU (forms a homotrimer; catalyzes the acetylation of glucosamine-1-phosphate and uridylation of N-acetylglucosamine-1-phosphate to produce UDP-GlcNAc; function in cell wall synthesis): MSNSSMSVVILAAGKGTRMYSDLPKVLHPLAGKPMVQHVIDAAMKLGAKNVHLVYGHGGDLLKKTLSDPSLNWVLQAEQLGTGHAMQQAAPHFADDEDVLMLYGDVPLISVDTLQRLLAAKPQGGIGLLTVKLDNPSGYGRIVRENGDVVGIVEHKDASDAQREINEINTGILVANGRDLKRWLSLLDNNNAQGEFYITDIIALAHADGKKVAAVHPARLSEVEGVNNRLQLAALERVYQSEQAEKLLLAGVMLLDPARFDLRGELTHGRDITIDTNVIIEGHVTLGDRVRIGSGCVLKNCVIGDDSDISPYSVLENSRLDTGCSVGPFARLRPGAELAEGAHVGNFVEIKNTRLGKGSKAGHLSYLGDAEIGSGVNIGAGTITCNYDGANKFKTIIGDDVFVGSDTQLVAPVTVAKGATIAAGTTVTRDIAENELVLSRVKQVHVQGWQRPVKKK; this comes from the coding sequence ATGTCTAACAGCTCAATGAGTGTAGTCATCCTTGCCGCAGGTAAGGGAACACGCATGTATTCCGACCTTCCTAAGGTGTTACACCCATTGGCAGGTAAGCCGATGGTTCAGCATGTTATTGATGCGGCCATGAAGCTGGGTGCAAAAAACGTTCATCTGGTTTATGGGCACGGCGGCGATCTGCTGAAAAAGACGCTATCCGATCCCTCTTTGAACTGGGTATTACAAGCTGAACAGTTGGGTACCGGGCACGCGATGCAACAAGCCGCACCGCACTTTGCTGACGATGAAGATGTGCTGATGCTATACGGCGATGTGCCGTTGATCTCTGTGGATACCTTACAGCGACTGCTGGCGGCGAAGCCACAAGGCGGCATTGGCTTGTTGACCGTGAAGCTGGATAACCCAAGTGGTTATGGCCGTATCGTGCGTGAGAATGGCGACGTGGTGGGGATTGTTGAGCATAAAGATGCCAGTGATGCACAGCGCGAAATTAATGAAATCAACACCGGAATACTGGTTGCTAATGGGCGTGATCTAAAGCGCTGGCTATCACTGTTGGATAACAATAATGCTCAAGGTGAGTTTTATATCACCGATATTATTGCATTGGCACATGCTGATGGTAAGAAGGTTGCTGCGGTTCACCCCGCTCGGTTGAGTGAGGTTGAAGGGGTAAATAACCGCCTGCAACTCGCTGCTCTAGAGCGTGTATACCAGTCTGAGCAGGCTGAGAAACTGTTATTGGCCGGTGTGATGTTACTGGATCCCGCGCGCTTTGATTTGCGCGGAGAATTAACACATGGTCGTGATATTACTATCGATACCAATGTCATCATTGAAGGTCATGTGACTTTAGGTGATCGGGTTCGTATTGGTAGCGGATGCGTACTGAAAAATTGTGTGATCGGTGATGATTCTGACATTAGCCCATATAGCGTATTAGAAAACTCACGCCTGGATACTGGCTGCTCTGTTGGGCCATTTGCCCGCCTGCGCCCAGGTGCTGAATTAGCTGAAGGCGCACATGTTGGTAACTTCGTTGAAATCAAAAATACCCGCTTGGGTAAAGGCTCGAAAGCGGGTCATCTTTCCTATTTGGGTGATGCCGAGATTGGTTCGGGCGTAAATATTGGCGCAGGAACCATAACTTGCAACTATGATGGAGCTAATAAGTTTAAAACTATTATTGGTGATGATGTCTTTGTTGGGTCCGATACTCAATTGGTCGCGCCGGTCACTGTTGCAAAGGGTGCCACTATCGCTGCGGGAACTACCGTAACTCGCGATATTGCGGAAAATGAGTTAGTGCTTAGCCGTGTTAAACAAGTCCATGTTCAGGGCTGGCAGCGTCCGGTGAAGAAAAAATAA
- the atpC gene encoding ATP synthase epsilon chain (part of catalytic core of ATP synthase; alpha(3)beta(3)gamma(1)delta(1)epsilon(1); involved in producing ATP from ADP in the presence of the proton motive force across the membrane) translates to MAAMTYHLDVVSAEKKMFSGVVQKIQVTGSEGELGIFPGHAPLLTAIKPGMIRIVKQFGEEEFIYLSGGILEVQPSVVIVLADTAIRGTDLDEAKALESKRKAEDHINNSHGDVDYAQASAELAKAIAKLRVIELTRKAM, encoded by the coding sequence ATGGCTGCAATGACTTACCATCTGGATGTTGTGAGCGCAGAGAAGAAGATGTTCTCTGGCGTGGTACAAAAAATTCAGGTGACGGGTAGTGAAGGCGAACTTGGGATTTTCCCTGGTCACGCCCCACTGCTCACTGCCATTAAGCCTGGCATGATACGTATCGTGAAGCAGTTCGGTGAGGAAGAGTTTATTTATCTTTCTGGCGGCATCCTTGAGGTGCAACCGAGCGTTGTGATCGTATTGGCTGACACAGCTATTCGCGGAACTGATCTGGACGAAGCTAAAGCGCTGGAATCTAAGCGTAAAGCCGAAGATCATATCAACAACTCCCACGGCGACGTCGACTATGCTCAGGCATCCGCTGAATTGGCGAAGGCGATTGCGAAATTACGCGTAATCGAACTGACCAGGAAGGCGATGTAA
- the atpD gene encoding F0F1 ATP synthase subunit beta: MATGKIIQVIGAVVDVEFPQDAVPKVYNALEVEGTAEKLVLEVQQQLGGGVVRCIAMGSSDGLSRGLKVINLEHPIEVPVGKSTLGRIMNVLGDPIDMKGPIGEEERWAIHREAPSYEELASSQDLLETGIKVMDLICPFAKGGKVGLFGGAGVGKTVNMMELIRNIAIEHSGYSVFAGVGERTREGNDFYHEMTDSNVLDKVSLVYGQMNEPPGNRLRVALTGLTMAEKFRDEGRDVLLFIDNIYRYTLAGTEVSALLGRMPSAVGYQPTLAEEMGVLQERITSTKTGSITSVQAVYVPADDLTDPSPATTFAHLDATVVLSRQIASLGIYPAVDPLDSTSRQLDPLVVGQEHYDVARGVQSILQRYQELKDIIAILGMDELSEDDKLVVSRARKIQRFLSQPFFVAEVFTGSPGKFVSLKDTIRGFKGIMNGDYDHLPEQAFYMVGTIEEAVEKAKKL; the protein is encoded by the coding sequence ATGGCTACTGGAAAGATTATCCAGGTAATCGGCGCCGTAGTGGACGTCGAATTCCCCCAAGACGCTGTACCAAAAGTGTACAACGCCCTTGAGGTTGAAGGCACTGCTGAGAAGCTGGTGCTGGAAGTTCAGCAACAGCTAGGCGGTGGTGTTGTTCGTTGTATCGCAATGGGCTCTTCCGATGGTCTGAGCCGCGGGTTGAAAGTCATCAACCTGGAACACCCAATTGAAGTGCCGGTTGGTAAATCAACTCTGGGCCGTATCATGAACGTATTGGGTGACCCAATCGACATGAAAGGTCCGATCGGTGAAGAAGAGCGTTGGGCAATCCACCGTGAAGCGCCTTCTTACGAAGAGCTTGCCAGCTCACAAGATTTGTTAGAAACCGGTATCAAAGTAATGGACTTGATTTGCCCGTTCGCTAAGGGCGGTAAAGTGGGTCTGTTTGGTGGTGCGGGTGTTGGTAAAACAGTAAACATGATGGAGCTTATTCGTAACATCGCGATCGAGCACTCAGGTTATTCTGTATTTGCCGGTGTGGGTGAGCGTACTCGTGAGGGTAACGACTTCTACCACGAGATGACGGACTCCAACGTTCTGGACAAAGTATCTTTGGTGTATGGCCAGATGAATGAGCCACCAGGTAACCGTCTGCGCGTTGCTCTGACCGGCCTGACCATGGCGGAGAAATTCCGTGATGAAGGTCGTGACGTACTGTTGTTCATCGATAACATCTATCGCTATACCTTGGCCGGTACGGAAGTATCCGCACTGCTGGGTCGTATGCCATCAGCGGTAGGCTACCAGCCAACGCTGGCAGAAGAGATGGGTGTGTTGCAGGAACGTATTACGTCCACCAAGACGGGTTCAATCACTTCTGTTCAGGCCGTTTACGTGCCTGCGGATGACTTGACTGACCCATCACCAGCAACCACCTTTGCTCACTTGGATGCAACCGTCGTTTTGAGTCGTCAAATCGCCTCTTTGGGTATTTACCCTGCGGTTGACCCACTTGACTCCACCAGCCGTCAGCTTGATCCGCTGGTTGTTGGCCAGGAGCACTACGATGTAGCGCGTGGCGTGCAGTCTATTCTGCAACGTTACCAGGAGCTGAAAGACATCATCGCAATCTTGGGTATGGACGAGTTGTCAGAAGATGACAAACTGGTTGTATCCCGTGCGCGTAAAATTCAGCGCTTCCTGTCTCAACCGTTCTTCGTGGCAGAAGTCTTTACCGGTTCACCGGGCAAGTTCGTTTCGCTGAAAGATACCATTCGTGGTTTCAAAGGCATCATGAACGGCGACTATGACCACTTGCCGGAGCAGGCGTTCTACATGGTTGGCACCATTGAAGAAGCAGTGGAAAAAGCCAAGAAACTGTAA
- a CDS encoding ATP synthase subunit gamma (Produces ATP from ADP in the presence of a proton gradient across the membrane. The gamma chain is a regulatory subunit): MAGAKEIRSKIASVQNTQKITKAMEMVAASKMRKSQERMAASRPYAETMRSVIGHLALGNLEYKHPYLEERDVKRVGYLVVSTDRGLCGGLNINLFKRLLAEMKGWSEKGVECDLALIGSKAASFFGSVGGKIVAQVTGMGDNPSLSELIGPVKVMLQAYDEGRLDKLYIVNNKFINTMSQEPRIMQLLPLPPAEDGELKKKSWDYLYEPDPKALLDTLLRRYVESQVYQGVVENLASEQAARMVAMKAATDNGGSLIKELQLVYNKARQASITQELTEIVGGASAV, from the coding sequence ATGGCCGGCGCAAAAGAGATACGTTCCAAGATCGCCAGCGTGCAAAACACGCAAAAGATCACCAAAGCCATGGAGATGGTCGCCGCCTCCAAAATGCGTAAATCGCAGGAACGCATGGCGGCCAGCCGTCCTTATGCAGAAACTATGCGTAGTGTGATTGGTCACCTTGCGTTAGGTAATCTGGAATATAAACATCCGTACCTGGAAGAGCGTGACGTTAAGCGCGTTGGGTATCTGGTGGTTTCTACAGACCGTGGCTTGTGCGGTGGTTTGAACATTAACCTGTTCAAAAGACTGTTGGCTGAGATGAAAGGTTGGTCTGAAAAAGGCGTTGAATGTGATTTAGCGCTGATTGGATCAAAAGCAGCTTCTTTCTTTGGTTCCGTGGGTGGCAAGATTGTCGCTCAGGTTACTGGCATGGGGGATAACCCTTCCTTGTCAGAGCTTATCGGGCCAGTCAAAGTGATGCTGCAAGCCTATGATGAAGGTCGTCTGGATAAGCTGTATATCGTTAATAACAAGTTTATCAATACGATGTCTCAGGAACCACGGATCATGCAGCTACTACCGCTTCCGCCTGCGGAAGATGGTGAGCTGAAGAAGAAATCCTGGGATTACCTGTATGAACCCGATCCTAAAGCATTGCTGGATACCCTCCTGCGTCGCTATGTGGAATCGCAAGTTTATCAGGGCGTCGTTGAAAACCTGGCCAGCGAGCAGGCCGCGCGAATGGTAGCGATGAAAGCCGCCACCGATAACGGCGGTAGTCTGATCAAAGAGCTGCAGTTGGTTTACAACAAGGCTCGTCAGGCCAGCATCACTCAGGAACTCACCGAGATCGTCGGGGGAGCCTCCGCGGTTTAA
- the atpA gene encoding F0F1 ATP synthase subunit alpha, which yields MQLNSTEISELIKQRIAQFNVVSEAHNEGTIVSVSDGIIRVHGLADVMQGEMIALPGNRYAIALNLERDSVGAVVMGPYADLAEGMKVKCTGRILEVPVGRGLLGRVVNTLGEPIDGKGPVENDGFSAVEAIAPGVIERQSVDEPVQTGYKSVDAMIPIGRGQRELIIGDRQTGKTALAIDAIINQRDSGIKCVYVAIGQKASTVANVVRKLEEHGALANTIVVVATASESAALQYLAPYSGCAMGEYFRDRGEDALIIYDDLSKQAVAYRQISLLLRRPPGREAYPGDVFYLHSRLLERAARVNADYVEAFTKGEVKGKTGSLTALPIIETQAGDVSAFVPTNVISITDGQIFLESSLFNAGIRPAVNPGISVSRVGGAAQTKIMKKLSGGIRTALAQYRELAAFSQFASDLDDATRKQLSHGQKVTELLKQKQYAPMSVAQQSLVLFAAERGYLGDVELAKVGSFEAALLAFADREHAELLQQINQTGAYNDEIEGKLKGILDTFKATQSW from the coding sequence ATGCAACTGAATTCCACCGAAATCAGCGAACTGATCAAGCAGCGCATTGCTCAGTTCAATGTGGTGAGCGAAGCTCACAATGAAGGTACTATTGTTTCCGTCAGTGACGGGATCATTCGCGTACACGGCTTAGCCGATGTTATGCAGGGCGAGATGATCGCACTGCCAGGCAACCGTTACGCAATCGCACTGAACCTGGAGCGCGACTCCGTAGGTGCTGTAGTTATGGGTCCGTACGCCGATCTTGCCGAAGGCATGAAGGTTAAATGTACTGGCCGTATCCTGGAAGTTCCCGTCGGTCGTGGCCTGTTGGGTCGCGTCGTCAATACTCTGGGTGAACCTATTGATGGTAAAGGTCCGGTAGAAAACGACGGCTTCTCAGCTGTTGAAGCTATCGCACCTGGCGTTATCGAACGTCAATCCGTTGATGAGCCTGTTCAGACGGGCTATAAGTCAGTGGATGCCATGATCCCAATTGGTCGTGGCCAGCGTGAATTGATCATCGGTGACCGTCAGACAGGTAAAACTGCTTTGGCGATTGATGCGATCATCAACCAACGCGATTCCGGCATCAAATGTGTGTATGTTGCTATCGGCCAGAAAGCCTCTACTGTTGCTAACGTAGTGCGTAAACTGGAAGAGCATGGCGCTTTGGCTAATACCATTGTGGTTGTAGCTACCGCCTCAGAATCTGCAGCATTGCAGTACCTGGCACCTTACTCCGGTTGTGCTATGGGTGAATATTTCCGCGACCGCGGTGAAGATGCGCTGATTATTTATGATGACCTGTCTAAACAGGCTGTTGCATATCGTCAAATCTCCTTGCTGCTCCGTCGTCCACCAGGTCGTGAAGCTTACCCTGGCGACGTATTCTACCTCCACTCCCGTTTGCTGGAGCGTGCTGCGCGTGTTAACGCCGACTACGTTGAAGCCTTTACCAAGGGTGAAGTGAAAGGTAAAACCGGTTCTTTGACCGCATTGCCAATCATTGAAACTCAAGCAGGGGACGTTTCCGCGTTCGTTCCGACTAACGTAATTTCGATTACCGATGGTCAGATCTTCCTGGAATCCAGCCTGTTTAACGCCGGTATTCGTCCTGCGGTTAACCCAGGTATCTCCGTATCTCGTGTGGGTGGTGCAGCGCAAACCAAGATCATGAAAAAACTGTCCGGTGGTATTCGTACTGCTCTGGCACAGTATCGTGAACTTGCTGCGTTCTCCCAGTTCGCATCCGATTTGGATGATGCAACACGTAAACAGCTGAGCCACGGTCAGAAAGTGACCGAGCTTCTGAAACAGAAACAATACGCACCGATGTCTGTTGCGCAGCAATCTCTGGTTCTGTTCGCAGCTGAACGTGGTTATCTGGGTGATGTTGAGTTGGCGAAGGTAGGTAGCTTTGAAGCTGCGCTGTTAGCGTTTGCTGACCGTGAGCATGCCGAGCTTCTGCAACAAATCAACCAAACTGGCGCGTACAACGATGAGATCGAGGGCAAGCTGAAAGGCATCCTTGATACATTTAAGGCAACCCAGTCCTGGTAA
- a CDS encoding F0F1 ATP synthase subunit delta (Produces ATP from ADP in the presence of a proton gradient across the membrane; the delta subunit is part of the catalytic core of the ATP synthase complex), with product MSEFVTVARPYAKAAFDFAVEHQAVDRWQDMLAFTAQVTRNEQIAELLSGAVAPETMSKTFIAVCGDQLDESAQNFIRVMAENGRLLVLPEVLQQFIQLRASLESTVDVEVSSASPLKDEQLAKIAAAMEKRLSRKVKLNCKIDKSVMAGVVIRAGDMVIDGSVRGRLERLADVLQS from the coding sequence ATGTCTGAATTTGTAACTGTAGCTCGCCCCTACGCCAAAGCAGCTTTTGACTTTGCTGTTGAGCACCAGGCGGTTGATCGTTGGCAGGATATGCTAGCGTTTACTGCCCAAGTGACGCGCAATGAACAGATCGCTGAATTGCTTTCCGGTGCTGTTGCACCAGAAACAATGTCTAAGACGTTTATTGCAGTCTGTGGTGATCAGCTCGATGAATCCGCACAGAACTTCATTCGAGTTATGGCGGAGAATGGCCGTTTACTGGTTCTTCCTGAGGTGCTACAGCAGTTTATTCAACTGCGTGCCTCGCTGGAGTCGACCGTCGACGTCGAAGTGAGCTCTGCGAGCCCACTGAAAGACGAACAGCTAGCTAAAATTGCTGCTGCGATGGAAAAACGTCTATCACGCAAAGTTAAGCTGAATTGCAAAATCGATAAGTCCGTAATGGCCGGCGTAGTAATACGTGCAGGCGATATGGTGATAGATGGCAGCGTTCGCGGTCGTCTAGAACGCCTGGCGGACGTCTTGCAGTCTTAA
- a CDS encoding ATP synthase subunit B (Produces ATP from ADP in the presence of a proton gradient across the membrane. Subunit B is part of the membrane proton channel.), with product MNLNATILGQAIAFVLFVLFCMKYIWPPIMAAIEKRQKEIADGLSSAERAKKDLDLAQANATDQLKKAKAEAQVIIEQASKRKAQILDEAKTEAEQERNKIVAQAQAEIDAERKRAREELRKQVAMLAIAGAEKIIERSVDEAANSDIVDKLVAEL from the coding sequence GTGAATCTTAACGCAACAATCCTCGGCCAGGCCATCGCGTTTGTCCTGTTTGTCCTGTTTTGTATGAAGTATATATGGCCGCCAATTATGGCTGCCATCGAGAAGCGTCAAAAAGAAATTGCTGACGGTCTCTCTTCTGCAGAGCGTGCCAAAAAAGATTTGGACTTAGCGCAAGCCAATGCGACCGACCAACTGAAGAAGGCTAAAGCAGAAGCACAGGTGATCATCGAGCAGGCAAGTAAACGCAAAGCTCAGATCCTTGATGAAGCTAAAACTGAAGCCGAACAGGAACGTAACAAAATCGTGGCGCAAGCGCAGGCAGAGATCGACGCCGAACGTAAGCGTGCTCGTGAAGAGTTGCGTAAGCAAGTCGCGATGTTGGCTATAGCTGGCGCCGAGAAGATCATCGAACGTTCCGTGGATGAAGCTGCTAACAGCGACATCGTTGATAAACTGGTCGCTGAACTGTAA
- a CDS encoding ATP synthase subunit C (Produces ATP from ADP in the presence of a proton gradient across the membrane. Subunit C is part of the membrane proton channel F0), with translation MENLNMDLLYMAAAIMMGLAAIGAAIGIGILGGKFLEGAARQPDLIPLLRTQFFIVMGLVDAIPMIAVGLGLYVMFAVA, from the coding sequence ATGGAAAACCTGAATATGGATCTGCTGTACATGGCTGCCGCTATAATGATGGGTTTAGCGGCAATCGGTGCTGCGATCGGTATCGGCATCCTGGGTGGTAAATTTTTGGAAGGCGCTGCACGTCAGCCTGACCTGATTCCTCTGCTGCGTACACAGTTCTTTATCGTCATGGGTCTGGTTGACGCCATCCCTATGATCGCTGTTGGTCTGGGTCTGTACGTGATGTTTGCTGTCGCGTAA
- a CDS encoding ATP synthase subunit A (Produces ATP from ADP in the presence of a proton gradient across the membrane. Subunit A is part of the membrane proton channel F0), with the protein MSASGEISTPRDYIGHHLNNLQLDLRTFELVNPHSPGPATFWTLNIDSLFFSVVLGLAFLFVFRKVAAGATSGVPGKLQTAVELIIGFVDNSVRDMYHGKSKVIAPLALTVFVWVLLMNMMDLLPIDLLPYIGEHVFGLPALRVVPTADVSITLSMALGVFILILFYSIKMKGVGGFVKELTMQPFNHPIFIPVNLILEGVSLLSKPVSLGLRLFGNMYAGELIFILIAGLLPWWSQWMLSLPWAIFHILIITLQAFIFMVLTIVYLSMASEEH; encoded by the coding sequence ATGTCTGCATCAGGAGAAATCTCTACTCCAAGGGACTACATAGGTCACCACCTGAATAACCTTCAGTTGGACCTGCGTACCTTTGAGTTGGTCAATCCCCACTCACCTGGCCCTGCAACGTTCTGGACGTTGAACATTGACTCTTTGTTCTTCTCTGTCGTGCTGGGGTTAGCTTTTCTGTTTGTGTTCCGCAAAGTCGCGGCAGGTGCCACCAGTGGCGTGCCTGGCAAATTGCAGACTGCTGTTGAGTTAATTATCGGTTTTGTCGATAACAGCGTGCGGGATATGTACCACGGCAAAAGTAAAGTCATAGCACCATTAGCCCTGACCGTGTTTGTTTGGGTTTTATTGATGAACATGATGGACTTACTGCCAATCGATTTACTGCCTTACATTGGTGAACATGTCTTTGGGTTACCTGCATTGCGCGTGGTACCTACTGCGGACGTGAGTATTACCTTGTCCATGGCATTGGGTGTCTTCATCCTGATTCTGTTCTATAGCATCAAAATGAAAGGTGTAGGCGGCTTCGTAAAAGAACTCACGATGCAGCCGTTCAATCACCCGATATTTATTCCAGTTAACTTAATTCTGGAAGGTGTCAGCCTGCTGTCCAAACCCGTTTCACTCGGTTTGCGACTGTTCGGCAACATGTATGCGGGTGAGTTGATCTTCATCCTTATTGCGGGTCTGTTGCCGTGGTGGTCACAGTGGATGCTCAGTTTACCTTGGGCTATCTTCCACATACTGATTATTACGTTACAAGCCTTTATCTTCATGGTTCTAACGATTGTCTATCTGTCGATGGCGTCCGAAGAGCACTGA
- a CDS encoding F0F1 ATP synthase subunit I — translation MPVSLYSGKIARKLLFLQLMTFVVLSAAFGFKSLEWSASALAGGLAAWLPSAMFMLFACRHQAKTAAPGRVAWSFAIGEGLKVIMTIILLIVALGLFKAAFAPLGLTYLAVLIVQILAPAVISGYRT, via the coding sequence ATGCCTGTATCCCTTTACAGTGGGAAAATCGCACGAAAGCTGCTGTTTTTGCAGTTAATGACTTTTGTTGTTCTCAGTGCTGCTTTTGGCTTTAAAAGCCTGGAATGGAGTGCTTCTGCTCTGGCAGGAGGATTGGCGGCTTGGTTGCCCAGCGCCATGTTTATGTTGTTTGCTTGCCGCCATCAGGCAAAAACAGCAGCTCCAGGTCGTGTTGCGTGGTCGTTTGCCATTGGCGAAGGGTTAAAAGTTATCATGACGATAATTTTGCTGATTGTGGCTTTGGGGCTGTTTAAAGCAGCGTTTGCGCCACTCGGTTTAACCTATTTGGCGGTGCTGATTGTGCAGATATTGGCACCGGCTGTGATTAGCGGCTACCGTACTTAA